From the genome of Arthrobacter sp. SLBN-122:
GGGCTCCGCTCGTTCAGCCGGGCCGGGATCCAGCTGACCGAAACCTATGGTGATGACCAGATCGCTCCCGGCGGGGCAGGCATTACGCTGGCACCCTGGGCCAACAGGGTGGAGGACGGGGTGTGGTACCTGGACGGCAGCAAGCAGCAGCTGGACATCACCGAGGTGTCCCGCAACAATGCCAGCCATGGCCTGCTGCGAAACACCGGCTACGCGGTGGTGGGGGAGTCCCTGGAGGCCGTGGCCCTTGAAGCGACCGTTTTTCCGCAGCACGGCTACCCGTTCCTGGTCCGGCACAAGGTGGAGTACCGGATCTCCGAAGACTTGGGACTGCAGGTAAGGCAAAGCCTCACCAATGACTCCGCGGCAGCCGCCCCGTTTGTCCTCGGCGCCCACCCCTACCTTCGGCTTGGCGACACTCGGGTTGAGGATTTGCAGCTGACCGTTTCCGCCGCCACCCGGCTGGTGACTGATGAGCGGTTGATTCCGCGCAGCTCCGCCCCTGTCGACGGGGATGTCGACTTTCGTTCGGGCAGGCACATCGCGGACCTGGCAGTGGATGTTGCCCTGACAGACCTCCACTTCGAGGACGGCGCAGCCCGCCACACCCTCGCAGCCGCCGACGGCAGCGCGGTATCGCTCTGGCAGGACGAGGCCTGCCGGTACGTCCACATCTACGTGAGCAAGATCTACCCTGGCCGGAGCCGGGCAGTGGCGGTGGAACCGATGACCGGGTCGGCCAATGCATTCAACTCCGGCGACGGCCTGCGGTGGCTGCCGCCGGGGGAGTCCTTCAGCATGGAATGGGGCATCGACTACAAACCCGGCGCGGCAGGGCGGTAGTTTCCCATTGGGCCACCGCTGCGGAAGTATTGGCATATGACGCCAAAAGAGGACGACGTTACCCTGGCCCACCCGGTCCCCGCACCCGCGCCGGCTGCGCCGCTGCGGGTCCTGACGGACCGTGAACTGGACAAGGACATACCGTACGGCATCCGCATCGCGGCTTCCTGGTCCTGGCGGCTGGGCCTGATCCTCCTGATGGTGGGGACGCTTGTGTGGCTGCTCAGTCACATCACCCTCCTGATCATCCCGGTCATGGTGGCCGCCCTCCTTGCCGGTCTGCTGAGCCCTGTCACGGCGTGGCTGAAGCGGCACAGACTGCCGCCAGGCCTGGCCGTTGCCGTGACAGTCCTCGGGTTCATCGGTGTTATCGTCGGCGCCGGGGCCCTTGTGGGCAGGCAGCTCGTGGTTGGTTTCGGCGAGCTCTATTCCCAGGCCCTCGAAGGTGTACGGCAGGTCCAGGACTGGCTGTCGGCCGGCCCGCTGCACTTGACCGCCGCACAGATCGACCAGTACATCAAGGAAGCCACCGACGCGCTGCAGAACAACAGCAGCAGCATCCTCAGCGGTGCCCTGTCCTTCGGCAGCACCGCCGGCCACTTCGCCGCCGGAATGCTCCTCTCGCTGTTCATCCTCATCTTCTTCCTCCTGGAAGGCGACCGGATCTGGGCGTTCCTGGTCAGGATGCTTCCCCGGAAGGCCCGGGCGGCGACGTTCGGTGCAGGCCGCAAGGGCTGGGCGTCCATGGTCAGCTACGCCCGCATCCAAATGTTTGTCGCGGCTGTCGACGCGCTTGGCATCGGCGTCGGCGCCGCCATCATCGGTGTCCCGCTTGCGCTTCCCCTGGGCGTGCTGGTTTTCCTCGGCTCCTTCATCCCCGTGGTGGGTGCGCTTTTGACCGGCGTCGTCGCCATTCTGCTGGCCCTCGTGGCCAATGGCCCCATCAACGCCCTGATCATGCTGGCCATCGTCCTGCTGGTCCAGCAGCTTGAAGGCCACATCCTGCAGCCCCTGGTCATGGGCAAGGCAGTGTCGCTGCATCCGGTGGCAGTCATCCTCAGTGTTGCGGCCGGTTCCTACCTCGCCGGGATCCCCGGCGCGCTGTTCTCCGTACCCATCCTGGCCGTAGCAAACTCGGCTGTTCGCTACATCGCCGCCAGAACGTGGGAACATGAACAGGTGCCGGTAATTGCCGGGAAGCCCATTACGGCCGGAGCGGGCGGGGACAACACCATCAAGGACGTTGAACCGCCGTCTGCACCTGGTTCGGGGCGGGACGCGGCGTCCGGCACCCCTGCCGAACACCGTGATGCCCGCGCTTCCTCCCCGGAAGGCACCGGAGCAGAACCCAGAGGAGAGTAGTCCGTGAAGATCCTTGAAACCCTTCCCGTCACACTGGACGATGTCCTTGAGGCGCAGAAGTTGCTTGACGGGATTATTGCGCGCACTCCCGTGGAATCGTCGCGGGCGCTGGGGAGCATGGTAGGCGGCGACGTCTTTTTCAAATGCGAAAACCTGCAGCGCGCGGGCTCGTTCAAGGTCCGCGGCGCCTACGTAAGGATGGCGCGGCTCTCCCCTGACGAGAAAAAGAGGGGAGTGGTGGCAGCTTCCGCCGGCAACCATGCCCAAGGCGTTGCCGTAGCCGCCAAGAGCCTGGGCATCAAGGCCCGGATCTACATGCCGCTGGGTGTGGCACTGCCCAAACTCGCCGCCACCCGCAGTCATGGTGCGGAAGTGGTCCTTCACGGGCACAATGTGGACGAGGCGCTCGCCGAAGCCCAGCGCTACAGCAACGAAACCGGCACGGTCTTCGTCCATCCCTTCGACAACGTGGACGTGGTGGCCGGCCAGGGCACCGTGGGCCTGGAGATCCTGGAGCAGGTTCCCAATGTTGACACGATCCTCATGGGCGTGGGCGGCGGGGGGCTCCTGGCTGGGGTGGCCGTCGCCATCAAGGCCCGTGCCAGGGAACTTGGCCGGGAGATCCGGATCATCGGGGTACAGGCGGAAAACGCTGCCGCCTACCCGCCTTCGCTCGCAGCCGATGCATTGGTGCCGTTGAAGAAGGTCTCCACCATGGCGGACGGCATCGCAGTGGGGCGCCCGGGGCAGCTGCCGTTCAGCATCATCCGCGAATTGGTGGACGATGTTGTCACCGTCAGTGAGGACTCCCTGGCCCGTGCCCTGATCTTCCTGCTGGAACGGGCCAAGATGGTGGTTGAACCGGCAGGCGCGGTGGGTGTTGCAGCGCTCATGGACGGCAAGATCGAGAACCCGGGAACCACCGTGGCGGTGCTTTCCGGCGGGAACATCGACCCCATGCTGATGCTGAAGGTGATCCAGCGGGGCCTCTCCGCTGCCGGCCGCTACATGACGGTGCGGATGATGCTCGATGACCGCCCCGGCTCGCTGGCAACCATTGCCCGGATCATTGCTGAAAACGATGCCAACGTCACCGGCCTGGACCACACCCGCGTGGGAGGCTCCATCAGCATGGGAGATGTCTCCATCACCGTGAACCTGGAAACCAAGGGCCACCAGCACGGGGAGCAGGTCCTCAGCGCACTCCGTGCCGAGGGCTTCCAGCCGATTGTTGTGCATTAGGAGCGGCGGTGGCCGGACTCATGGGTAACGGGCGTATCCCCGAACGGCAGGCCATCGCCTCCCGTGCCAAGGGCGGGCTGGTGGTGCTGGGTGGTTTTGTGGCCCTGCTGTTCGCCATCGAAGTGGTCAACACCCTGATGATGGGGGCCCTCACCCGGACCTTCGGCCTGCGGCCCAGGAGCGCCGATGGGCTGCTGGACATCTTCACCTTCCCGCTGCTGCACGCAAACCTGGGCCATCTGCTTTCCAACAGCCTGCCCCTGGTCATCTTCGGCTTCCTGGTGTTCCT
Proteins encoded in this window:
- a CDS encoding aldose 1-epimerase family protein, with amino-acid sequence MTASSEDGTATRSSIRSCATGRQHELRRGDAVAVVTELAAGLRSFSRAGIQLTETYGDDQIAPGGAGITLAPWANRVEDGVWYLDGSKQQLDITEVSRNNASHGLLRNTGYAVVGESLEAVALEATVFPQHGYPFLVRHKVEYRISEDLGLQVRQSLTNDSAAAAPFVLGAHPYLRLGDTRVEDLQLTVSAATRLVTDERLIPRSSAPVDGDVDFRSGRHIADLAVDVALTDLHFEDGAARHTLAAADGSAVSLWQDEACRYVHIYVSKIYPGRSRAVAVEPMTGSANAFNSGDGLRWLPPGESFSMEWGIDYKPGAAGR
- the ilvA gene encoding threonine ammonia-lyase, with amino-acid sequence MKILETLPVTLDDVLEAQKLLDGIIARTPVESSRALGSMVGGDVFFKCENLQRAGSFKVRGAYVRMARLSPDEKKRGVVAASAGNHAQGVAVAAKSLGIKARIYMPLGVALPKLAATRSHGAEVVLHGHNVDEALAEAQRYSNETGTVFVHPFDNVDVVAGQGTVGLEILEQVPNVDTILMGVGGGGLLAGVAVAIKARARELGREIRIIGVQAENAAAYPPSLAADALVPLKKVSTMADGIAVGRPGQLPFSIIRELVDDVVTVSEDSLARALIFLLERAKMVVEPAGAVGVAALMDGKIENPGTTVAVLSGGNIDPMLMLKVIQRGLSAAGRYMTVRMMLDDRPGSLATIARIIAENDANVTGLDHTRVGGSISMGDVSITVNLETKGHQHGEQVLSALRAEGFQPIVVH
- a CDS encoding AI-2E family transporter, with the protein product MTPKEDDVTLAHPVPAPAPAAPLRVLTDRELDKDIPYGIRIAASWSWRLGLILLMVGTLVWLLSHITLLIIPVMVAALLAGLLSPVTAWLKRHRLPPGLAVAVTVLGFIGVIVGAGALVGRQLVVGFGELYSQALEGVRQVQDWLSAGPLHLTAAQIDQYIKEATDALQNNSSSILSGALSFGSTAGHFAAGMLLSLFILIFFLLEGDRIWAFLVRMLPRKARAATFGAGRKGWASMVSYARIQMFVAAVDALGIGVGAAIIGVPLALPLGVLVFLGSFIPVVGALLTGVVAILLALVANGPINALIMLAIVLLVQQLEGHILQPLVMGKAVSLHPVAVILSVAAGSYLAGIPGALFSVPILAVANSAVRYIAARTWEHEQVPVIAGKPITAGAGGDNTIKDVEPPSAPGSGRDAASGTPAEHRDARASSPEGTGAEPRGE